GCGTACTTGGCGACGAGGTTGTCATGAGGCGTGTGGCAGTCGTTGCACTCCGCCACCGAGCGATGGCTCGACTTGATCCAGCCATCGTACTGCGGGTTCATGACGTGACAGTTGGCGCAGGCCGCGGAGTCGTGCCCGAGGTACGAAGCGCCCTTGGCGTACAGAAAGGTGAACGCGCCGATGCCGATGCTCATGCCGAACAGCACGCCGGCCAGTACGGACCACCGTGCGGATAGGCGAGGTCGTTTGGCGACGCGCTTTGCCGGGCTCTGCGCCATGGCGGCAATCTACCCCATCCGCGCTTGTTCGTCGGTGCCGCGTCTGCGGTAGAGTGCCAAGCCTGCTCTTCGAGCCGATCACCTACCGGAGGCTCCGTGTCGCCGCGATCCCGCCTCGTCTCGTGCTTCGCCTTGCTCGTCGCCCTCGCGTGCGGCTGCTCGAATCAGCCGTCGACCCACTCCACATCGCAGACGTCCGCGGACACGACCGGCTTCAAGGTCGGCATCATGACCG
This window of the Candidatus Eisenbacteria bacterium genome carries:
- the nrfH gene encoding cytochrome c nitrite reductase small subunit, producing MAQSPAKRVAKRPRLSARWSVLAGVLFGMSIGIGAFTFLYAKGASYLGHDSAACANCHVMNPQYDGWIKSSHRSVAECNDCHTPHDNLVAKYAVKALNGFRHSWAFTSGEFHEPIRITPLNRRVTESACRHCHADVVSAMTSLESRRGKGDEVSCVRCHGSVGHAELSPVASRFGR